A window of Hevea brasiliensis isolate MT/VB/25A 57/8 chromosome 14, ASM3005281v1, whole genome shotgun sequence contains these coding sequences:
- the LOC131172767 gene encoding disease resistance protein RUN1-like: MASTSSTPPNQWKPWDVFISFRGDDTRYGILSHLSKALKDKQIKTFTDEELHKGEMISPELLKIIRESSVSIVIFSENYADSPWCLDELVEILKCKEESGQIVLPVFYKVDPTDVQKLTGNFGKAFAIATHGEKGSPQKVDNWKRAMMEVSNLSGWDSQNIKDEAELIEKIVNDVLKKFSDMSKSDDSYDPKLIGIKSRVEKVECLLKDKQVVGILGMGGVGKTTIALEVFRRNKNQFNGHYFVENVRETMIKKSSKSARKKIICELLRDKHIDDLNDHVCKRLKSMKVLIVFDDIEDRNHLKDLAGECHLYGEGSRIIITSRNSLGLSKEGIYEVEKLIDSQGLELFSLHAFEQNRPKEEYKELSKKATIYAGGNPLALKVLGSHLFHRTIEEWESELEKLKGKSLKKIEDVLKRSYDGLEKNEQEIFLDIACFFKGAHKDYVERKLKAFGFYPESGIPRLSEKSLITISNNRVDMHDLLEQMGKNIVNDECKQPGGRSRLWNYEDISYVLTTETGTENVEAISFRRVRKPLKLSATAFAKMILNLSSIAPNLEFLYLKDCLSLVEIPSLQNLSKLTELDLTGPNKIKDCPEIPCNIRILNLDFTGIEQLPSSIKHLSQLVTLSSNYCKELVSLPSSIGNLKRLEELDLAECSRLVTIPSSIGELKCLEKLFLPNCSNLASLPESIKQLSKLKLLDLESCERLKSLPGLPSCLELLHAINCHSLESASISFNFLEHEDENEEAYKSESEDCKFLDFCNCVKLNKKVMEDVFEAHKLGQKVTLLMAGGEVPERMRYKNKGSSLSFKLDLRHVIAFSFCVVLRPYGEVDFPGFEVDFTCESGNRRERNAFNLFSDKDVANWNGYYGGPYPYLSDLSHVLLSFNGLRTRFDEECFVEASFCFNTDYYMDRPEIMECGVHPIYSRDKRINNEEEASSSSSLDLNLSLSLPASS; the protein is encoded by the exons ATGGCTTCTACTTCTTCCACTCCTCCCAATCAGTGGAAGCCATGGGATGTTTTTATTAGTTTTAGAGGCGACGATACGCGTTATGGTATTCTCTCCCATCTCTCTAAAGCCTTGAAGGACAAACAAATCAAGACTTTTACGGACGAAGAGCTTCATAAAGGGGAAATGATATCACCAGAGCTCTTGAAAATAATTCGAGAATCAAGCGTCTCAATAGTCATTTTTTCTGAAAATTATGCAGATTCTCCATGGTGTTTGGATGAGCTTGTTGAAATACTTAAATGCAAGGAAGAATCAGGACAAATAGTTCTACCAGTTTTTTACAAGGTAGATCCAACTGACGTTCAAAAGCTTACGGGGAATTTTGGGAAGGCATTTGCTATTGCTACGCATGGAGAAAAAGGCAGTCCACAAAAGGTCGACAACTGGAAGCGTGCTATGATGGAAGTAAGCAACTTATCAGGATGGGATTCACAGAATATCAA GGATGAGGCCGAATTAATAGAGAAAATCGTCAATGATGTGTTGAAAAAATTTAGTGATATGTCTAAAAGTGATGATTCTTATGATCCCAAATTGATTGGAATTAAATCGCGTGTGGAAAAAGTGGAATGCTTGTTAAAAGATAAGCAAGTTGTAGGAATTTTGGGGATGGGAGGCGTTGGTAAAACAACTATTGCACTAGAAGTATTTCGTCgaaacaaaaatcaatttaatggtCATTACTTTGTTGAAAATGTCAGGGAAACAATGATAAAGAAATCATCAAAGTCAGcacgaaaaaaaataatttgtgaatTATTAAGGGACAAACATATAGATGATTTGAATGATCATGTTTGCAAAAGGCTCAAGAGTATGAAGGTATTGATTGTTTTTGATGATATAGAGGATCGAAACCATTTAAAAGATTTAGCAGGAGAGTGTCATTTGTATGGTGAGGGAAGTAGAATCATCATAACTAGTAGAAATTCACTTGGTTTATCAAAAGAAGGCATATATGAGGTTGAGAAGTTAATTGATTCTCAAGGTCTGGAACTCTTTAGCTTACATGCCTTCGAGCAAAATCGTCCCAAGGAAGAATATAAGGAGCTATCAAAGAAGGCGACAATCTATGCTGGAGGCAATCCACTAGCTCTTAAAGTTTTGGGATCTCATTTATTTCATAGGACGATAGAAGAATGGGAAAGCGAATTGGAAAAATTGAAAGGCAAATCTCTTAAAAAAATTGAAGATGTTTTGAAAAGAAGTTATGATGGGCTAGAAAAGAATGAACAGGAAATATTTCTTGATATTGCATGTTTCTTCAAAGGTGCACATAAAGATTATGTTGAGAGAAAATTAAAAGCATTTggtttctatccagaaagtgGAATACCTCGTCTAAGTGAGAAGTCTCTGATAACTATTTCAAACAATAGGGTAGATATGCATGACTTGCTAGAGCAAATGGGCAAGAATATTGTTAATGACGAATGCAAACAGCCTGGCGGACGCAGCAGGTTGTGGAATTATGAAGATATTAGTTATGTATTGACAACAGAGACG GGAACCGAAAATGTTGAGGCCATATCATTTCGTCGGGTTCGGAAGCCTTTGAAGCTAAGTGCCACGGCCTTTGCGAAGAT GATTCTGAACCTGTCTAGTATTGCCCCAAATCTCGAGTTTTTATATTTGAAAGATTGTTTGAGTTTGGTTGAAATTCCCTCTCTTCAAAATCTGAGCAAGCTTACTGAACTTGATCTAACTGGACCCAATAAAATCAAAGATTGTCCAGAGATTCCGTGTAATATAAGGATTCTAAATTTAGATTTCACTGGAATAGAACAACTGCCCTCATCAATTAAGCATCTGTCTCAACTTGTCACGTTGTCCTCGAATTATTGTAAAGAACTCGTGAGTCTTCCAAGCAGCATTGGCAATTTGAAACGTCTTGAAGAACTTGATCTAGCTGAATGTTCAAGACTCGTGACTATTCCAAGCAGCATAGGCGAGTTGAAATGTCTTGAAAAGTTATTTCTCCCGAATTGCTCAAATTTAGCAAGTCTTCCTGAAAGCATCAAACAACTTTCGAAGTTGAAACTGCTTGATTTAGAAAGTTGCGAGAGACTTAAAAGTTTACCAGGGCTTCCATCATGCTTAGAATTATTACATGCAATTAATTGCCACTCTCTGGAATCTGcatcaatttctttcaatttcttagaACATGAAGATGAAAATGAAGAAGCATATAAAAGTGAATCTGAAGATTGcaaatttcttgatttttgtaATTGCGTCAAATTGAATAAGAAAGTAATGGAGGATGTTTTTGAAGCGCACAAGTTGGGTCAGAAAGTTACATTATTGATGGCAGGAGGTGAAGTGCCAGAAAGGATGAGGTATAAGAATAAAGGATCCTCGCTTTCCTTCAAACTTGACCTTCGTCACGTAATTGCCTTCTCTTTCTGCGTTGTTCTTCGTCCCTATGGTGAAGTTGATTTTCCTGGATTTGAAGTGGATTTCACATGTGAATCTGGAAATAGGCGGGAACGTAATGCGTTCAACTTATTTAGCGATAAGGACGTTGCGAATTGGAATGGTTATTATGGAGGTCCGTATCCGTATCTTTCGGACTTATCACACGTGTTGCTTTCATTCAATGGATTGAGGACACGTTTTGATGAAGAGTGTTTCGTTGAGGCCTCATTTTGCTTCAACACTGACTATTACATGGATCGGCCGGAAATTATGGAGTGTGGGGTCCATCCTATATATAGTAGAGATAAAAGAATAAATAATGAGGAggaagcttcttcttcttcttcactcgATCTAAATCTCTCTCTATCTCTTCCTGCTTCCTCTTAA